The proteins below come from a single Conger conger chromosome 10, fConCon1.1, whole genome shotgun sequence genomic window:
- the zgc:174906 gene encoding uncharacterized protein zgc:174906: protein MAEAPEGGTAVLRRLKPKLIEVLSGESDHVLQHADSLSLLSPREYRRLKAIDDPSQKIRDLLDYVIQKGHSPALSFLEFLREADTRNTFPQLSVILERVELLQEPQEQPTKRKTEEPVVEISSKKKKLEAGSGLVSERQMMLVAREVGRDWKQLGRLALDIPSVRLEQIEEDNPADLRERVFAMLRVWRTREGQDATAARLHALLSADKCAPPADKIDFLLDPV from the exons ATGGCAGAGGCACCAGAAGGGGGCACTGCTGTGCTGCGGAGGCTGAAACCGAAGTTGATCGAAGTCCTGAGCGGAGAGTCGGATCACGTGCTGCAGCATGCAGactcgctctccctcctctccccgcgTGAGTACCGCCGGCTCAAAGCGATTGACGACCCCTCGCAGAAGATCCGCGACCTGCTCGACTACGTCATCCAGAAGGGCCACAGCCCCGCCCTCAGCTTCCTGGAGTTCCTGAGGGAGGCCGACACAAGGAACACTTTCCCCCAGCTGTCTGTCATCCTGGAGCGGGTGGAGCTTCTTCAGGAGCCCCAAG agCAACCCACCAAAAGGAAAACTGAAGAGCCGGTGGTGGAAATTTCtagcaagaaaaagaaacttGAAGCTG GGTCGGGGCTGGTGTCGGAGAGGCAGATGATGCTGGTGGCGCGCGAAGTGGGCCGTGACTGGAAGCAGCTGGGCAGGCTGGCCCTGGACATCCCGTCGGTCCGTCTGGAGCAGATCGAGGAGGACAACCCGGCCGACCTTCGAGAGCGCGTGTTCGCCATGCTGCGAGTGTGGCGAACGAGAGAGGGGCAGGACGCCACCGCCGCACGCCTGCACGCCCTCCTGTCCGCAGACAAATGTGCCCCACCGGCAGACAAAATCGACTTCCTCCTCGACCCTGTCTGA